One window of the Acinonyx jubatus isolate Ajub_Pintada_27869175 chromosome A2, VMU_Ajub_asm_v1.0, whole genome shotgun sequence genome contains the following:
- the VMAC gene encoding vimentin-type intermediate filament-associated coiled-coil protein has translation MSAPQPLQIREANAHLAAVHRRAAELEARLDAAERTVSAQAERLARHDQQLRAALEELGRAKDCEIAALQEQLLTSEATVHSLQAALRQRNELIGQLQPRAELLQDICRWRPPVAGLLAALAEAERLGPLPTGDPSHPPPSGPGPGLANSTGDEEDRNHLQPAVFGTTV, from the exons ATGTCGGCGCCGCAGCCGCTGCAGATCCGCGAGGCGAACGCACACCTGGCGGCTGTGCACCGGCGCGCGGCGGAGCTGGAGGCGCGGCTGGACGCGGCGGAGCGCACAGTGAGCGCCCAGGCCGAGCGCCTGGCCCGCCACGACCAGCAGCTGCGCGCTGCGCTGGAGGAGCTGGGCCGCGCCAAGGACTG TGAGATTGCTGCTCTCCAGGAGCAGCTGCTGACCTCCGAGGCCACGGTCCACAGCCTGCAGGCCGCCCTGCGCCAGAGGAATGAGCTCATCGGGCAGCTGCAGCCCCGGGCCGAGCTGCTGCAGGACATCTGCCGTTGGCGGCCACCCGTGGCCGGGCTGCTGGCCGCCCTGGCTGAAGCCGAGCGCCTAGGGCCCTTGCCAACTGGAGaccccagccacccaccccccagcGGGCCCGGTCCAGGCCTTGCCAACAGCACTGGGGACGAGGAAGACAGGAACCACCTGCAGCCTGCGGTGTTTGGGACCACCGTGTGA
- the CAPS gene encoding calcyphosin produces the protein MDAVDATVEKLRAQCLSRGALGIQGLARFFRRLDRDKSRSLDSGELQRGLAELGLVLDAAEAEGVCRRWDRDGSGTLDLEEFLRALRPPMSQAREAVIAAAFAKLDRSGDGVVTVDDLRGVYSGHAHPKVRNGEWTEEEVLRRFLDNFDSSEKDGQVTLAEFQDYYSGVSASVDTDEEFVAMMTSAWQL, from the exons ATGGATGCTGTGGACGCCACTGTGGAGAAGCTCCGGGCACAGTGTCTGTCCCGAGGGGCCTTGGGCATCCAGGGCCTGGCTAG GTTTTTCCGCCGCCTGGATCGGGACAAGAGCCGATCCCTGGACTCGGGGGAACTCCAGCGGGGCCTGGCTGAGCTGGGGCTGGTGCTGGACGCAGCTGAGGCGGAGGGTGTGTGCAGGCGCTGGGACCGTGACGGCAGTGGGACGCTGGACCTGGAGGAGTTCCTGAGGGCACTGCGG ccccccatgTCCCAGGCCCGGGAGGCGGTCATCGCAGCTGCGTTTGCCAAGCTGGACCGCAGTGGGGACGGCGTGGTAACCGTGGACGACCTCCGGGGGGTCTACAGTGGCCACGCCCACCCCAAGGTGCGAAACGGGGAGTGGACCGAGGAGGAGGTCCTCCGCCGCTTCCTGGACAACTTCGACTCCTCTGAGAAGGATGGGCAG GTCACTCTGGCTGAATTCCAGGACTACTACAGTGGCGTGAGCGCCTCCGTGGACACAGATGAGGAGTTTGTGGCCATGATGACCAGCGCCTGGCAGCTGTGA